A single Anopheles funestus chromosome 2RL, idAnoFuneDA-416_04, whole genome shotgun sequence DNA region contains:
- the LOC125762658 gene encoding zinc finger protein ush isoform X3 encodes MYVCALAKVGVRYAEGDDEEAGDEHHQQQQQQSQTVAEENGDSNSTIGSNNGNNNSGNSSVSNSNHSSRSNSSTEMNGGGGMDGAGGGGGVGQETEMSDRSPPRPVATPSPADNHPTPGTASDAGDPDSGDTPADETMLSLREIKQEPNVEQETTGKEHRPGSTSSSSQGQTPSPTPVPMLRLNVALASDPAANPDAKDLKHLSDAEAALEEKQSQSQQQHALNMAIGPPPALQSLGGNTPPALLSRKPTPSLKGPELTLPVELPPRLPMYICGPCGIRFSSASTLEAHQTYYCSHRKDADDGGGGGGGGGSGGGTGGTGSNAVSAGGASTGATGVKNAHPGGDGTGEPPAKALKTGKQYACSQCSYSADKKVSLNRHMRMHQSSPSPSPVGAIVNGDDAVVLAGHHHHAQQQQQQQQQQLQLIQAQAVAAAAAVLHQQQQQQQQQQQQGQQSQGPAPQVDRYCSDCDIRFSSTKTYRAHKQHYCSSRHREGQQSNNSTPKPSAAPKSGSQSPPDVPKTPPVAASQQPFLALPTNPIIVIPYSLIRGASVIPGLLSSLAPGVANPESACFIFQNGSLQPIAMSLASQVQAVTAAIVPGSGFEGLVGHNQAQRPTPTSGAISCNQQQPHQQQQQPSRGPTPNISNSSDNNSVHSGGSGGVGGTSSTGEVLKAINKRDNSCNKEQPTGSTPLDLSVRRLSPGAIGSLSLRERSLSLSSAVSADPRLDFDSLMEGKENLSVSGDSLTPEQIVCAPSLPGSPPLTPSPKRRSNSPRGGGGQPVSATVAAAAAAAAAAAAAGQHGLGGPVGGLSISPLTLQQQLMRPLLPADIALRLSAVGDPAVNLNLNILPNAHPLLTKQSVELALRLSSTGGSASDGLTKPQISPLLNSISPTGGGPVAVSSGGSTTVLSSQSPQIFVKQGDSKCKECNIVFCKYENYLAHKKHYCSARNQDDGELPKVSPPISPQTLAGGTVPSGASPAISVGSVAYQQLICAACGIKFTSLDNLSAHQMYYCPKRIDATLPVNATPTAVVTAQPHKERCSKCKSMHEPGQPCTVAGHGAYKCPICEEISPNSTEARRHMDTHGGVKAFRCTICRYKGNTLRGMRTHIRMHFDKKTSEFNEENFITCILEEDGIEIPPAGAQNAAAMAAVAAAQAIASQKFAPVQEPLDHTGVPRISPPTAPAGNGQLVRHHCEFCPYSSSYRVNVVKHIKHVHGRERPPTGHSPLIGEGGESLLYNGTIGSETGSSIVRPPVASTPGLTVANSQVIKTEPKDDTTNSSELQEDTDTPDINVDVVMEEPAIKTEVFDPHMPSLNSPLGSPPSPLSSSAVSTMVPGATVSQKTKSHPTANTTNSPPLEQGIKTPSPPTVETPGGSPAAQQLSVLPPGPKYCDTCDITFNYTNTYIAHKKFYCKAAIAAASAAANVTTNSTSGSIVGRRSASASPSRAATGGATSPAVAVAVNRATETSV; translated from the exons GAGACGATGAGGAAGCCGGTGACgaacaccaccagcagcagcagcagcagtcccAGACTGTAGCGGAGGAAAACGGTGATAGCAACAGCACAATAGGAAGCAACAACggtaacaacaacagcgggaACAGTAGCGTTAGTAATAGCAATCACAGCAGCCGAAGCAACAGTAGTACCGAAATGAATGGTGGCGGTGGAATGGACggagctggtggtggtggtggtgtcggGCAAGAGACGGAAATGAGCGATAGAAGCCCACCGCGACCGGTAGCGACACCTTCGCCTGCAGACAACCATCCAACCCCTGGCACAGCATCCGATGCTGGTGATCCGGACAGTGGTGACACACCGGCAGATGAAACGATGCTGTCGCTGCGTGAAATTAAGCAAGAACCGAACGTAGAACAAGAAACGACAGGCAAAGAGCATAGACCCGGTTCGACTAGCTCCTCATCCCAAGGCCAAACGCCCTCACCAACGCCCGTACCGATGCTGCGGCTAAATGTGGCCCTTGCGTCCGATCCGGCCGCTAATCCGGACGCGAAAGATCTCAAACATCTTAGCGATGCTGAAGCCGCCCTCGAGGAGAAGCAATCTCAATCCCAACAGCAACATGCGCTCAATATGGCCATCGGTCCACCGCCTGCACTGCAATCGCTCGGGGGCAATACACCGCCAGCTTTACTTAGCCGTAAACCAACGCCATCTCTCAAAGGGCCTGAACTAACGCTGCCGGTCGAATTGCCACCACGGCTTCCCATGTACATATGTGGACCCTGTGGCATTCGCTTTTCCTCCGCTTCGACGCTCGAAGCACACCAAACGTACTATTGCTCGCATCGCAAAGATGCGGacgatggtggtggcggcggtggaggaggaggaagtgGTGGCGGAACTGGTGGGACAGGATCCAATGCTGTGTCGGCGGGTGGTGCATCCACTGGTGCAACCGGTGTCAAGAATGCACATCCAGGCGGCGATGGCACAGGCGAACCACCGGCAAAAGCACTTAAAACTGGCAAACAGTACGCCTGCTCGCAGTGTTCGTACAGCGCGGACAAGAAGGTATCGCTTAACCGACACATGCGCATGCATCAGTCATCTCCATCGCCATCACCGGTCGGTGCGATCGTAAACGGAGACGACGCGGTCGTTCTCGCtggccaccaccatcatgcccaacagcagcagcaacagcagcaacaacagcttcAGCTCATCCAAGCGCAAGCAGTTGCCGCTGCCGCAGCCGTActccatcaacagcagcagcagcagcagcaacaacaacagcaaggaCAACAATCACAAGGACCAGCACCACAGGTCGATCGTTATTGTTCCGACTGTGATATACGATTCTCCAGCACCAAGACATATCGGGCGCACAAACAACACTACTGTAGCTCGCGCCATCGGGAAGG CCAACAGTCGAACAACTCGACGCCGAAACCATCCGCTGCTCCAAAGTCGGGTTCGCAGAGCCCACCAGACGTGCCGAAAACGCCACCGGTGGCCGCCAGTCAGCAACCGTTTCTGGCCCTGCCTACAAACCCCATCATCGTGATACCGTACTCGCTGATCCGTGGTGCTAGCGTTATTCCGGGTTTGCT CTCATCCCTTGCACCCGGTGTGGCCAACCCTGAATCGGCTTGTTTTATCTTTCAAAACGGAAGTTTACAACCGATCGCAATGTCGCTAGCGTCACAGGTGCAAGCAGTGACGGCTGCCATAGTTCCGGGTTCCGGGTTTGAAGGATTGGTAGGCCACAATCAAGCACAACGACCTACGCCAACATCCGGTGCTATTAGTTGCAATCAGCAGCAGccacatcagcaacaacaacagccttCCCGAGGACCTACGCCAAACATATCAAACAGTAGCGATAACAACAGTGTCCATAGTGGTGGTTCTGGTGGCGTTGGTGGTACATCATCAACTGGCGAAGTGCTTAAAGCGATCAATAAGCGGGACAATTCTTGTAACAA AGAGCAACCGACCGGTTCTACTCCCCTCGATCTTTCGGTACGACGACTATCACCCGGTGCAATAGGAAGTTTAAGTCTCCGGGAACGATCGCTCTCACTGTCGTCGGCGGTTTCGGCCGATCCACGGCTTGATTTCGACAGTCTCATGGAGGGTAAAGAGAATTTATCCGTGAGCGGTGATTCGCTCACACCGGAACAGATTGTGTGTGCACCTTCGTTGCCCGGTAGTCCACCGCTTACACCCTCACCGAAACGTCGCTCTAACAGTCCCCGCGGCGGTGGAGGCCAACCAGTATCAGCCACCGtagccgcagcagcagcagccgccgcCGCAGCCGCAGCAGCTGGACAGCATGGTCTCGGTGGCCCTGTCGGTGGATTATCCATTTCTCCGCTAACATTGCAGCAGCAACTTATGCGACCATTGTTACCGGCTGACATAGCACTACGCCTGTCGGCCGTTGGTGATCCGGCCGTTAATCTGAACCTCAACATCCTGCCCAACGCACATCCGCTACTGACGAAGCAAAGTGTCGAGCTGGCGCTTCGACTTTCCTCCACGGGTGGTTCCGCTTCCGATGGGTTGACGAAACCACAGATATCTCCACTGCTCAATAGCATCTCTCCCACGGGTGGTGGCCCGGTGGCTGTATCCAGCGGCGGATCCACCACCGTTCTCTCATCCCAATCGCCCCAAATCTTCGTAAAGCAGGGCGATTCGAAATGCAAGGAGTGTAACATCGTGTTCTGCAAGTACGAAAACTATCTCGCCCACAAGAAACATTACTGTTCCGCACGCAACCAGGACGATGGTGAGCTGCCCAAGGTCAGTCCACCGATTTCGCCCCAAACGTTAGCGGGCGGTACCGTGCCGTCCGGTGCTAGTCCGGCAATTAGCGTAGGTTCGGTTGCGTATCAGCAGCTTATCTGTGCGGCCTGTGGTATCAAGTTCACCTCGTTGGATAATCTCAGCGCTCACCAAATGTACTACTGCCCGAAGCGGATCGATGCCACACTACCAGTG AACGCCACACCGACCGCTGTAGTGACAGCGCAACCACACAAGGAACGTTGCTCCAAATGTAAAAGTATGCACGAACCAGGCCAACCGTGTACAGTCGCCGGTCACGGTGCGTATAAATGTCCGATCTGTGAGGAGATCAGTCCCAACTCGACTGAGGCACGTCGCCATATGGATACGCACGGTGGCGTAAAGGCGTTCCGATGCACGATCTGCCGGTACAAGGGTAACACACTACG TGGTATGCGTACACACATTCGGATGCACTTCGATAAGAAAACGAGCGAATttaatgaggaaaactttatcaCCTGCATACTGGAAGAGGACGGAATTGAAATACCACCGGCAGGAGCACAGAATGCAGCTGCCAtggccgctgttgctgctgcacaaGCGATCGCATCTCAAAAGTTCGCACCGGTACAGGAACCGCTTGATCATACGGGCGTCCCGCGCATTTCACCACCGACAGCACCGGCTGGCAATGGGCAGCTTGTGCGGCATCACTGTGAGTTTTGTCCGTACAGCTCCAGCTATCGGGTGAATGTG GTTAAACATATCAAACACGTACATGGGCGGGAAAGGCCGCCAACTGGCCACTCACCATTGATTGGTGAAGGAGGTGAATCTTTGCTGTACAATGGTACGATCGGTAGTGAAACGGGCAGTTCCATTGTACGACCACCGGTTGCGAGCACACCAGGACTTACCGTTGCAAATAG TCAAGTCATTAAAACGGAACCAAAGGATGATACGACGAACAGCAGTGAACTGCAGGAGGATACGGATACACCGGACATTAATGTGGACGTAGTGATGGAGGAACCGGCGATCAAAACGGAAGTCTTTGATCCACACATGCCCTCACTCAACTCACCACTCGGTTCGCCACCGTCACCACTTTCTTCTTCCGCCGTATCGACCATGGTACCGGGGGCCACTGTTAGCCAGAAAACGAAATCTCATCCAACAGCGAATACAACAAACTCACCACCATTGGAGCAGGGTATTAAAACACCTTCACCTCCGACAgtggagacgcccggtggtTCACCAGCCGCACAGCAGCTATCTGTCCTGCCGCCCGGTCCCAAGTACTGTGACACGTGTGATATCACGTTCAACTACACCAACACGTACATAGCGCATAAGAAATTCTACTGCAAGGCAGCGATCGCAGCAGCGTCGGCAGCGGCAAATGTCACTACCAACAGCACGAGTGGATCGATTGTTGGACGGCGTAGTGCATCCGCGTCACCTAGCCGGGCAGCAACCGGTGGTGCAACAAGTCCTGCCGTTGCGGTAGCCGTCAATCGAGCGACGGAAACATCGgtttaa
- the LOC125762658 gene encoding zinc finger protein ush isoform X4 — MNGGGGMDGAGGGGGVGQETEMSDRSPPRPVATPSPADNHPTPGTASDAGDPDSGDTPADETMLSLREIKQEPNVEQETTGKEHRPGSTSSSSQGQTPSPTPVPMLRLNVALASDPAANPDAKDLKHLSDAEAALEEKQSQSQQQHALNMAIGPPPALQSLGGNTPPALLSRKPTPSLKGPELTLPVELPPRLPMYICGPCGIRFSSASTLEAHQTYYCSHRKDADDGGGGGGGGGSGGGTGGTGSNAVSAGGASTGATGVKNAHPGGDGTGEPPAKALKTGKQYACSQCSYSADKKVSLNRHMRMHQSSPSPSPVGAIVNGDDAVVLAGHHHHAQQQQQQQQQQLQLIQAQAVAAAAAVLHQQQQQQQQQQQQGQQSQGPAPQVDRYCSDCDIRFSSTKTYRAHKQHYCSSRHREGQQSNNSTPKPSAAPKSGSQSPPDVPKTPPVAASQQPFLALPTNPIIVIPYSLIRGASVIPGLLSSLAPGVANPESACFIFQNGSLQPIAMSLASQVQAVTAAIVPGSGFEGLVGHNQAQRPTPTSGAISCNQQQPHQQQQQPSRGPTPNISNSSDNNSVHSGGSGGVGGTSSTGEVLKAINKRDNSCNKEQPTGSTPLDLSVRRLSPGAIGSLSLRERSLSLSSAVSADPRLDFDSLMEGKENLSVSGDSLTPEQIVCAPSLPGSPPLTPSPKRRSNSPRGGGGQPVSATVAAAAAAAAAAAAAGQHGLGGPVGGLSISPLTLQQQLMRPLLPADIALRLSAVGDPAVNLNLNILPNAHPLLTKQSVELALRLSSTGGSASDGLTKPQISPLLNSISPTGGGPVAVSSGGSTTVLSSQSPQIFVKQGDSKCKECNIVFCKYENYLAHKKHYCSARNQDDGELPKVSPPISPQTLAGGTVPSGASPAISVGSVAYQQLICAACGIKFTSLDNLSAHQMYYCPKRIDATLPVNATPTAVVTAQPHKERCSKCKSMHEPGQPCTVAGHGAYKCPICEEISPNSTEARRHMDTHGGVKAFRCTICRYKGNTLRGMRTHIRMHFDKKTSEFNEENFITCILEEDGIEIPPAGAQNAAAMAAVAAAQAIASQKFAPVQEPLDHTGVPRISPPTAPAGNGQLVRHHCEFCPYSSSYRVNVVKHIKHVHGRERPPTGHSPLIGEGGESLLYNGTIGSETGSSIVRPPVASTPGLTVANSQVIKTEPKDDTTNSSELQEDTDTPDINVDVVMEEPAIKTEVFDPHMPSLNSPLGSPPSPLSSSAVSTMVPGATVSQKTKSHPTANTTNSPPLEQGIKTPSPPTVETPGGSPAAQQLSVLPPGPKYCDTCDITFNYTNTYIAHKKFYCKAAIAAASAAANVTTNSTSGSIVGRRSASASPSRAATGGATSPAVAVAVNRATETSV; from the exons ATGAATGGTGGCGGTGGAATGGACggagctggtggtggtggtggtgtcggGCAAGAGACGGAAATGAGCGATAGAAGCCCACCGCGACCGGTAGCGACACCTTCGCCTGCAGACAACCATCCAACCCCTGGCACAGCATCCGATGCTGGTGATCCGGACAGTGGTGACACACCGGCAGATGAAACGATGCTGTCGCTGCGTGAAATTAAGCAAGAACCGAACGTAGAACAAGAAACGACAGGCAAAGAGCATAGACCCGGTTCGACTAGCTCCTCATCCCAAGGCCAAACGCCCTCACCAACGCCCGTACCGATGCTGCGGCTAAATGTGGCCCTTGCGTCCGATCCGGCCGCTAATCCGGACGCGAAAGATCTCAAACATCTTAGCGATGCTGAAGCCGCCCTCGAGGAGAAGCAATCTCAATCCCAACAGCAACATGCGCTCAATATGGCCATCGGTCCACCGCCTGCACTGCAATCGCTCGGGGGCAATACACCGCCAGCTTTACTTAGCCGTAAACCAACGCCATCTCTCAAAGGGCCTGAACTAACGCTGCCGGTCGAATTGCCACCACGGCTTCCCATGTACATATGTGGACCCTGTGGCATTCGCTTTTCCTCCGCTTCGACGCTCGAAGCACACCAAACGTACTATTGCTCGCATCGCAAAGATGCGGacgatggtggtggcggcggtggaggaggaggaagtgGTGGCGGAACTGGTGGGACAGGATCCAATGCTGTGTCGGCGGGTGGTGCATCCACTGGTGCAACCGGTGTCAAGAATGCACATCCAGGCGGCGATGGCACAGGCGAACCACCGGCAAAAGCACTTAAAACTGGCAAACAGTACGCCTGCTCGCAGTGTTCGTACAGCGCGGACAAGAAGGTATCGCTTAACCGACACATGCGCATGCATCAGTCATCTCCATCGCCATCACCGGTCGGTGCGATCGTAAACGGAGACGACGCGGTCGTTCTCGCtggccaccaccatcatgcccaacagcagcagcaacagcagcaacaacagcttcAGCTCATCCAAGCGCAAGCAGTTGCCGCTGCCGCAGCCGTActccatcaacagcagcagcagcagcagcaacaacaacagcaaggaCAACAATCACAAGGACCAGCACCACAGGTCGATCGTTATTGTTCCGACTGTGATATACGATTCTCCAGCACCAAGACATATCGGGCGCACAAACAACACTACTGTAGCTCGCGCCATCGGGAAGG CCAACAGTCGAACAACTCGACGCCGAAACCATCCGCTGCTCCAAAGTCGGGTTCGCAGAGCCCACCAGACGTGCCGAAAACGCCACCGGTGGCCGCCAGTCAGCAACCGTTTCTGGCCCTGCCTACAAACCCCATCATCGTGATACCGTACTCGCTGATCCGTGGTGCTAGCGTTATTCCGGGTTTGCT CTCATCCCTTGCACCCGGTGTGGCCAACCCTGAATCGGCTTGTTTTATCTTTCAAAACGGAAGTTTACAACCGATCGCAATGTCGCTAGCGTCACAGGTGCAAGCAGTGACGGCTGCCATAGTTCCGGGTTCCGGGTTTGAAGGATTGGTAGGCCACAATCAAGCACAACGACCTACGCCAACATCCGGTGCTATTAGTTGCAATCAGCAGCAGccacatcagcaacaacaacagccttCCCGAGGACCTACGCCAAACATATCAAACAGTAGCGATAACAACAGTGTCCATAGTGGTGGTTCTGGTGGCGTTGGTGGTACATCATCAACTGGCGAAGTGCTTAAAGCGATCAATAAGCGGGACAATTCTTGTAACAA AGAGCAACCGACCGGTTCTACTCCCCTCGATCTTTCGGTACGACGACTATCACCCGGTGCAATAGGAAGTTTAAGTCTCCGGGAACGATCGCTCTCACTGTCGTCGGCGGTTTCGGCCGATCCACGGCTTGATTTCGACAGTCTCATGGAGGGTAAAGAGAATTTATCCGTGAGCGGTGATTCGCTCACACCGGAACAGATTGTGTGTGCACCTTCGTTGCCCGGTAGTCCACCGCTTACACCCTCACCGAAACGTCGCTCTAACAGTCCCCGCGGCGGTGGAGGCCAACCAGTATCAGCCACCGtagccgcagcagcagcagccgccgcCGCAGCCGCAGCAGCTGGACAGCATGGTCTCGGTGGCCCTGTCGGTGGATTATCCATTTCTCCGCTAACATTGCAGCAGCAACTTATGCGACCATTGTTACCGGCTGACATAGCACTACGCCTGTCGGCCGTTGGTGATCCGGCCGTTAATCTGAACCTCAACATCCTGCCCAACGCACATCCGCTACTGACGAAGCAAAGTGTCGAGCTGGCGCTTCGACTTTCCTCCACGGGTGGTTCCGCTTCCGATGGGTTGACGAAACCACAGATATCTCCACTGCTCAATAGCATCTCTCCCACGGGTGGTGGCCCGGTGGCTGTATCCAGCGGCGGATCCACCACCGTTCTCTCATCCCAATCGCCCCAAATCTTCGTAAAGCAGGGCGATTCGAAATGCAAGGAGTGTAACATCGTGTTCTGCAAGTACGAAAACTATCTCGCCCACAAGAAACATTACTGTTCCGCACGCAACCAGGACGATGGTGAGCTGCCCAAGGTCAGTCCACCGATTTCGCCCCAAACGTTAGCGGGCGGTACCGTGCCGTCCGGTGCTAGTCCGGCAATTAGCGTAGGTTCGGTTGCGTATCAGCAGCTTATCTGTGCGGCCTGTGGTATCAAGTTCACCTCGTTGGATAATCTCAGCGCTCACCAAATGTACTACTGCCCGAAGCGGATCGATGCCACACTACCAGTG AACGCCACACCGACCGCTGTAGTGACAGCGCAACCACACAAGGAACGTTGCTCCAAATGTAAAAGTATGCACGAACCAGGCCAACCGTGTACAGTCGCCGGTCACGGTGCGTATAAATGTCCGATCTGTGAGGAGATCAGTCCCAACTCGACTGAGGCACGTCGCCATATGGATACGCACGGTGGCGTAAAGGCGTTCCGATGCACGATCTGCCGGTACAAGGGTAACACACTACG TGGTATGCGTACACACATTCGGATGCACTTCGATAAGAAAACGAGCGAATttaatgaggaaaactttatcaCCTGCATACTGGAAGAGGACGGAATTGAAATACCACCGGCAGGAGCACAGAATGCAGCTGCCAtggccgctgttgctgctgcacaaGCGATCGCATCTCAAAAGTTCGCACCGGTACAGGAACCGCTTGATCATACGGGCGTCCCGCGCATTTCACCACCGACAGCACCGGCTGGCAATGGGCAGCTTGTGCGGCATCACTGTGAGTTTTGTCCGTACAGCTCCAGCTATCGGGTGAATGTG GTTAAACATATCAAACACGTACATGGGCGGGAAAGGCCGCCAACTGGCCACTCACCATTGATTGGTGAAGGAGGTGAATCTTTGCTGTACAATGGTACGATCGGTAGTGAAACGGGCAGTTCCATTGTACGACCACCGGTTGCGAGCACACCAGGACTTACCGTTGCAAATAG TCAAGTCATTAAAACGGAACCAAAGGATGATACGACGAACAGCAGTGAACTGCAGGAGGATACGGATACACCGGACATTAATGTGGACGTAGTGATGGAGGAACCGGCGATCAAAACGGAAGTCTTTGATCCACACATGCCCTCACTCAACTCACCACTCGGTTCGCCACCGTCACCACTTTCTTCTTCCGCCGTATCGACCATGGTACCGGGGGCCACTGTTAGCCAGAAAACGAAATCTCATCCAACAGCGAATACAACAAACTCACCACCATTGGAGCAGGGTATTAAAACACCTTCACCTCCGACAgtggagacgcccggtggtTCACCAGCCGCACAGCAGCTATCTGTCCTGCCGCCCGGTCCCAAGTACTGTGACACGTGTGATATCACGTTCAACTACACCAACACGTACATAGCGCATAAGAAATTCTACTGCAAGGCAGCGATCGCAGCAGCGTCGGCAGCGGCAAATGTCACTACCAACAGCACGAGTGGATCGATTGTTGGACGGCGTAGTGCATCCGCGTCACCTAGCCGGGCAGCAACCGGTGGTGCAACAAGTCCTGCCGTTGCGGTAGCCGTCAATCGAGCGACGGAAACATCGgtttaa